A window from Prosthecobacter sp. encodes these proteins:
- a CDS encoding Gfo/Idh/MocA family oxidoreductase, protein MNTPTTPPAAATSRRQFIGTTAAASALTVAQSAWAAGSDEIKVGLIGCGGRGTGAASQALSTSQQGVTLHAVADAFKEKADGALSNLRNKNPEKVKVDDSRIFAGPDAYQKVIESCDLVILTTPPGFRPYHFEAAVNAGKNIFMEKPVAVDAPGVRKVLEMAKVADEKNLKVVVGLQRRYQNCYKEALTQVKEQGIIGDITGGQVYWNGGGIWFRDKRPDQSELMYQINNWYFFTWLCGDHINEQHIHNIDVANWFIGGHPVSAQGMGGRMQRVEKKFGQIYDHHYVEYTYENGVRINSQCRHQSGVSNAVREEFTGTKGKIYLDNSGRCYANNHKGETIWKYRPGGKDIGEAKGKAAKRLDPDPYQTEHDTLQAAIRENKPLNNAYYGAESTMTAVMGRMATYSGKELKWDEVLNSKVQHMPNIITLESEPPVKTDADGWYPIAIPGKDIPGAPVV, encoded by the coding sequence ATGAACACACCGACCACCCCCCCCGCAGCGGCCACGTCACGCCGCCAGTTTATCGGCACCACAGCCGCCGCCAGCGCCCTCACTGTCGCCCAATCCGCCTGGGCCGCAGGCAGCGATGAAATCAAAGTCGGCCTCATCGGCTGCGGCGGTCGTGGCACCGGTGCCGCCAGCCAGGCCCTCAGCACCAGTCAGCAGGGTGTCACGCTCCACGCCGTCGCCGATGCCTTCAAAGAAAAGGCCGACGGCGCCCTCAGCAACCTGCGGAACAAAAACCCCGAGAAGGTGAAAGTCGACGACTCCCGCATCTTCGCCGGTCCTGACGCCTACCAGAAAGTCATCGAAAGCTGCGACCTCGTCATCCTCACCACGCCTCCCGGCTTCCGCCCGTATCATTTCGAGGCCGCTGTGAACGCTGGCAAAAACATCTTCATGGAAAAACCCGTCGCCGTCGATGCCCCCGGCGTGCGTAAAGTTCTCGAAATGGCCAAAGTCGCCGACGAGAAGAACCTCAAAGTCGTCGTCGGCCTCCAGCGCCGTTACCAGAATTGCTACAAGGAAGCCCTCACTCAGGTCAAGGAACAGGGCATCATCGGCGATATCACTGGTGGCCAGGTTTACTGGAACGGCGGCGGCATCTGGTTCCGCGACAAGCGCCCCGACCAGTCCGAGCTCATGTACCAAATCAACAACTGGTACTTCTTCACCTGGCTCTGCGGCGACCACATCAACGAGCAGCACATCCACAACATCGACGTCGCCAACTGGTTCATCGGCGGCCATCCCGTCAGCGCCCAGGGCATGGGCGGCCGCATGCAGCGTGTGGAGAAGAAATTCGGTCAAATCTACGACCACCACTACGTCGAGTACACCTATGAAAACGGTGTCCGCATCAACAGCCAGTGCCGCCACCAGTCCGGCGTCTCCAACGCTGTGCGTGAGGAATTCACCGGCACCAAAGGCAAGATCTACCTCGACAACAGCGGGCGCTGCTACGCCAACAACCACAAGGGCGAAACCATCTGGAAATACCGTCCGGGTGGCAAGGACATCGGCGAAGCCAAGGGCAAGGCCGCCAAGCGCCTCGATCCCGATCCATACCAGACCGAGCATGACACTCTCCAGGCCGCGATTCGCGAGAACAAACCGCTCAACAATGCTTACTACGGCGCCGAAAGCACCATGACCGCCGTCATGGGCCGCATGGCCACCTACTCCGGCAAGGAATTGAAGTGGGACGAAGTCCTGAACTCCAAAGTTCAGCACATGCCCAACATCATCACCCTGGAGTCCGAGCCACCCGTCAAGACCGATGCTGACGGCTGGTATCCCATCGCCATCCCCGGCAAGGACATCCCCGGCGCTCCCGTCGTCTAA
- a CDS encoding SMP-30/gluconolactonase/LRE family protein → MNSNRRTFLTSFAVSAATTTLLARDWSGKTPERYPDPDVIALDPAFEKLIQGNAPIRRLHTGMLWAEGPAWNGSGNYLVFSDIPNNAQMRYLPEDGHVSVMRNNANNSNGNTFDLQGRQISFEHGTRRVVRYELDGKITVLAEKFDGKPLNAPNDGAVHPDGSIWFTDPGYGSMMDYEGNKGELLLKEAVYRIDPGGEITKVTEDLTKPNGLCFSPDYKKLYIVDTGAPKNIRVYDVDGASLKNGKVFATNKGQLADPKGKGNSDGVRCDIEGNLWASAGWIGDGYDGVHVFNPEGKLIGFIKLPETASNVCFGGQKRNRLFITASQSLYSVYVNTRGAHHC, encoded by the coding sequence ATGAACTCCAACCGCCGCACCTTCCTCACCAGCTTCGCCGTTTCCGCCGCCACCACGACCCTCCTTGCCCGCGATTGGTCCGGCAAAACACCCGAACGCTATCCTGACCCCGACGTCATCGCGCTTGATCCCGCTTTTGAAAAACTGATCCAGGGCAACGCGCCCATTCGCCGTCTCCACACCGGTATGCTCTGGGCCGAAGGTCCCGCCTGGAACGGCAGCGGCAACTACCTTGTCTTCAGCGACATCCCCAATAACGCCCAGATGCGTTACCTCCCCGAAGACGGCCATGTCTCCGTCATGCGCAACAACGCCAACAACAGCAACGGCAACACCTTTGACCTCCAGGGCCGCCAGATCAGCTTCGAGCACGGCACGCGCCGTGTCGTACGCTACGAACTCGACGGCAAGATCACCGTCCTTGCCGAAAAATTTGATGGCAAGCCTCTCAATGCCCCCAACGACGGCGCGGTGCATCCCGACGGCTCCATCTGGTTCACCGATCCCGGCTACGGCAGCATGATGGACTACGAGGGCAACAAAGGTGAGCTTCTTCTCAAAGAAGCCGTCTATCGCATCGACCCCGGCGGCGAGATCACCAAAGTCACCGAGGATTTGACCAAACCCAACGGCCTCTGTTTCTCCCCCGACTACAAGAAGCTCTACATCGTCGATACCGGCGCGCCCAAAAACATCCGCGTCTATGACGTGGACGGGGCCAGCCTGAAAAACGGCAAGGTTTTCGCCACCAACAAAGGCCAGCTCGCGGACCCCAAGGGCAAAGGCAATTCCGACGGCGTCCGCTGCGACATCGAAGGCAACCTCTGGGCCAGCGCCGGCTGGATCGGCGACGGCTACGACGGCGTCCACGTCTTCAACCCCGAAGGCAAGCTCATCGGTTTCATCAAACTCCCCGAAACCGCCAGCAACGTCTGCTTCGGCGGCCAAAAGCGGAACCGCCTCTTCATCACCGCTTCGCAGAGCCTCTACTCGGTGTATGTGAACACGCGTGGTGCGCATCATTGCTGA
- a CDS encoding tRNA threonylcarbamoyladenosine dehydratase codes for MDESYTQRFGGIGRLYGAAVLPRLAAAHVAIIGVGGVGSWVVEALARSGIGELTLIDMDDVCITNTNRQLPALAHTVGQSKVDVLATRVAEINPACRVNRVIEFLTESNVDRLLAPDFDFVVDAVDRTSIKALIIAKCHARGLRVITSGSAGGRRDPAVIKIADLGHAGADPLLRGVRQSLRRDHGFAKSEQHRPVTMNVPCVFSTEKPVYPWADGSCSLEPEQGAETGLRLDCAAGFGAATFVTGTFGFMLAAEVVRRLTKVN; via the coding sequence ATGGATGAATCCTACACCCAGCGCTTCGGCGGCATCGGACGGCTCTATGGAGCCGCAGTGTTGCCACGTCTCGCAGCAGCACACGTCGCCATCATCGGCGTTGGCGGTGTCGGCTCCTGGGTCGTCGAAGCACTCGCCCGCAGCGGCATTGGCGAGCTGACGTTGATCGACATGGACGATGTCTGCATCACGAACACGAATCGACAGCTTCCTGCCCTCGCGCATACTGTCGGACAGTCCAAAGTGGACGTGCTGGCCACCCGTGTGGCCGAAATCAATCCCGCCTGCCGTGTGAATCGCGTCATCGAGTTCCTCACCGAGTCGAACGTGGACCGCCTGCTCGCGCCGGATTTCGATTTCGTCGTCGATGCCGTCGATCGCACCTCCATCAAGGCCCTGATCATCGCCAAATGCCACGCACGCGGCTTGCGCGTGATCACCTCCGGCTCCGCCGGTGGTCGGCGTGATCCCGCCGTTATCAAAATTGCCGATCTCGGCCACGCCGGGGCCGATCCGTTGCTCCGAGGCGTGCGCCAGAGCCTCCGCCGCGACCACGGCTTCGCCAAAAGCGAGCAGCATCGTCCCGTGACGATGAACGTTCCATGCGTCTTCTCCACCGAGAAGCCGGTTTACCCCTGGGCCGACGGTTCCTGCTCCCTTGAACCCGAACAAGGCGCCGAAACCGGCCTCCGCCTCGACTGCGCCGCAGGCTTCGGGGCGGCAACATTCGTCACTGGCACGTTTGGCTTCATGCTCGCGGCGGAAGTGGTGCGGCGTCTGACGAAGGTGAATTGA
- a CDS encoding rhodanese-like domain-containing protein, translating to MKTLLTTLLLFIPAFVFAEDKAKHVKADEAAKIIAEGKVAIIDVRTADEFKDGHIKGAKNIDIMANDFETQLAKLDKTQPTLVHCQSGGRSTRALKTFEKLGFEHLIHLDEGFAGWEAAGKPVEK from the coding sequence ATGAAAACCCTCCTCACCACCCTCCTCCTGTTCATTCCCGCGTTCGTCTTCGCTGAAGATAAAGCCAAGCACGTCAAAGCCGACGAAGCCGCCAAGATCATCGCCGAAGGCAAAGTCGCCATCATCGACGTACGCACCGCCGACGAGTTCAAAGACGGCCACATCAAAGGCGCCAAAAACATCGACATCATGGCCAACGACTTCGAGACCCAGCTCGCCAAACTCGACAAAACCCAGCCCACCCTCGTCCACTGCCAGTCCGGTGGTCGCAGCACCCGCGCCTTGAAAACCTTCGAAAAACTCGGCTTCGAACACCTGATCCACTTGGATGAAGGCTTCGCTGGCTGGGAAGCCGCGGGCAAGCCGGTGGAGAAGTGA
- a CDS encoding superoxide dismutase: protein MNRRVFLTTSTAALAGSLIVPASSHALDLTQSPLPYAPEALEPHIDAMTMNIHFSKHHAAYIKNLGDALKAASVDKTDPVALISDLKAVPEAQRMLIRNNGGGHVNHTWFWKWMAPAGSGPKGPEGKLGEAIQSTFTSIDDFKKLFSEAGTKRFGSGWAWLIVTKDGTLKVTSTPNQDNPLMKGILEDENLGTPILGLDVWEHAYYLKYQNKRPDYIAAWWNVVNWAEVAKQYAAAKKA from the coding sequence ATGAACCGCCGCGTTTTCCTCACCACCAGCACCGCCGCCCTGGCGGGATCTCTCATCGTCCCAGCCAGCAGCCACGCGCTGGATCTCACTCAATCTCCCCTGCCCTACGCGCCTGAGGCCTTGGAGCCGCACATCGACGCGATGACGATGAATATCCACTTCAGCAAGCACCACGCCGCCTATATCAAAAATCTCGGCGACGCCCTCAAGGCCGCCAGCGTGGACAAAACCGACCCTGTCGCCCTGATTTCCGACCTCAAAGCCGTCCCCGAGGCCCAGCGCATGCTCATCCGCAACAACGGTGGCGGCCATGTGAACCACACCTGGTTCTGGAAATGGATGGCCCCCGCCGGCAGCGGCCCCAAAGGCCCCGAAGGCAAGCTCGGCGAGGCGATCCAGAGCACCTTCACCAGCATCGACGACTTCAAAAAACTCTTCAGCGAGGCCGGCACGAAGCGCTTCGGCTCCGGCTGGGCTTGGCTCATCGTCACCAAGGACGGCACGCTCAAAGTCACCTCCACGCCAAACCAGGACAACCCGCTCATGAAAGGCATCCTCGAAGACGAAAATCTAGGCACCCCGATCCTCGGCCTTGATGTCTGGGAGCACGCCTACTATCTCAAATATCAAAACAAACGTCCTGACTACATCGCCGCTTGGTGGAATGTGGTGAACTGGGCCGAAGTGGCGAAGCAGTATGCCGCTGCAAAGAAGGCGTAA
- a CDS encoding OmpA family protein codes for MAAVTHPPEWTTPQSSFRSRDDWSLKWWVMFALILSVVFHMLLVVGFDFLGVSGLQPVQPRQVPERIRISEQLLKDQQAIQQIPETIAPGNVPDMKAFEPKLDDFDKLQELPANQEIDLTPNVKEITNFIRANDPGDGAPGSPKATDMAKLLAPQAMAAPDIAAEMASVRREVLSKPVSEKQMLLDAGALDPGQGGKMDSGLLDAVKSQGTATAAGARVKGFSNLDDLLGGGGKMGGSTAPILMPTDLLFEYGSDQLAEAARLSLMKLGFLIQKNPDSLFIIEGHTDSFGGEDFNFELSIRRANAVVAWLRESLGLGSDRIQAMGMGKSKPIVSVAGTVEQQGLNRRVEIKVRPKK; via the coding sequence ATGGCCGCAGTCACCCATCCCCCCGAGTGGACCACTCCGCAGTCCTCCTTTCGTTCGCGCGACGATTGGAGCCTGAAATGGTGGGTGATGTTCGCGCTGATCCTCTCCGTGGTGTTTCACATGCTGCTGGTGGTCGGTTTCGACTTCCTGGGCGTGTCGGGTTTGCAGCCCGTGCAGCCACGTCAGGTGCCGGAGCGCATCCGCATCAGCGAGCAGTTGCTGAAGGATCAGCAGGCCATTCAGCAAATTCCCGAAACCATCGCGCCGGGCAATGTGCCGGACATGAAGGCCTTTGAGCCGAAACTGGACGATTTCGACAAGCTGCAGGAGTTGCCGGCAAACCAGGAGATCGACCTCACGCCGAATGTGAAGGAGATCACGAACTTCATCCGCGCCAACGATCCTGGCGATGGTGCTCCCGGTTCACCGAAGGCCACGGACATGGCGAAGCTGCTTGCGCCGCAAGCCATGGCCGCGCCCGACATCGCTGCCGAGATGGCCAGCGTGCGCCGCGAAGTGCTGTCGAAGCCGGTTTCCGAAAAACAAATGCTGCTTGATGCCGGAGCGCTCGATCCTGGCCAGGGCGGCAAGATGGACAGCGGATTGCTCGATGCCGTGAAAAGCCAGGGCACGGCGACCGCCGCAGGCGCACGTGTGAAGGGATTCAGCAATCTCGATGATCTCCTCGGTGGTGGCGGCAAGATGGGCGGCAGCACCGCGCCGATTCTGATGCCCACCGACCTGCTCTTTGAGTACGGCAGCGATCAACTCGCCGAAGCTGCCCGCCTCAGCCTCATGAAGCTCGGTTTCCTCATTCAAAAGAACCCGGACTCGCTGTTTATCATCGAAGGCCATACCGACAGCTTCGGTGGCGAGGATTTCAATTTCGAACTCAGCATCCGCCGCGCGAACGCCGTGGTGGCGTGGCTGCGTGAATCGCTCGGCCTTGGCAGTGATCGCATTCAGGCGATGGGCATGGGCAAATCGAAGCCCATCGTCAGTGTCGCCGGCACCGTGGAGCAGCAGGGCCTGAACCGCCGCGTGGAGATCAAGGTGCGGCCGAAAAAATAA
- a CDS encoding HAD-IIB family hydrolase — translation MAAPKHRFILCFDFDGTLVHPESDPVFHPGLGQMIQLLRGQGAAWVINTGRSLSQTIEGLAQHGIYSEPDFIIAQECDIYKPGFFSQWKDFGSWNRLARRAQERFAKDHQPSLQAIKQMVETQTQASFITGGEGEMGIVATSDAELDGVCAYIDSHARQFPDIGYHRNGIYLRFSHSGYSKGTALSELARLLGLDSSACFAAGDNYNDLSMLDPRHARMIACPGNAVDPVKHIVHSRGGFIATRVASEGMMEALTHYFGGSPAPAA, via the coding sequence ATGGCCGCCCCCAAACATCGTTTCATCCTCTGCTTCGACTTCGATGGCACCCTCGTGCATCCAGAGAGCGATCCCGTGTTTCATCCGGGCCTCGGGCAGATGATTCAACTGCTGCGCGGCCAGGGTGCCGCGTGGGTCATCAACACCGGTCGCAGCCTCAGCCAGACCATCGAAGGTCTCGCGCAGCACGGCATTTACTCCGAGCCGGATTTCATCATCGCGCAGGAGTGTGACATCTACAAACCGGGCTTCTTCAGTCAGTGGAAGGACTTTGGCTCATGGAACCGCCTGGCCCGCCGGGCGCAGGAACGATTCGCCAAAGATCACCAGCCCTCGCTACAGGCCATCAAACAGATGGTCGAGACACAGACGCAAGCTTCCTTCATCACCGGTGGTGAAGGCGAGATGGGAATCGTCGCCACGAGTGATGCCGAACTCGATGGCGTCTGCGCCTACATCGACTCGCACGCACGCCAGTTCCCGGACATCGGTTACCATCGCAACGGCATCTACCTGCGCTTTTCCCACAGCGGCTACAGCAAAGGCACCGCGCTGAGCGAGCTGGCGCGTCTGCTCGGCCTCGATTCGTCCGCCTGCTTCGCTGCCGGGGATAACTACAACGACCTCAGCATGCTTGATCCCCGCCACGCCCGCATGATCGCCTGCCCCGGCAATGCGGTTGATCCGGTGAAGCACATCGTGCATTCCCGCGGCGGTTTCATCGCCACCCGCGTTGCCAGCGAGGGCATGATGGAGGCGCTGACGCATTATTTTGGCGGTTCCCCAGCCCCAGCGGCCTGA
- the rplU gene encoding 50S ribosomal protein L21, with protein sequence MAYAIIKTGGKQYKVSVGDKLDVEKLESAEGETATFDQVLAAGEGSTITVGAPTVAGASVSAKVLKQHKADKVTTFKFRKRKGFHKTRGHRQPLTLVQITAINA encoded by the coding sequence ATGGCATACGCAATCATCAAAACAGGCGGCAAGCAGTACAAAGTCTCCGTGGGCGACAAGCTCGACGTGGAGAAGCTCGAATCCGCCGAAGGCGAAACCGCCACCTTCGATCAGGTGCTCGCCGCCGGTGAAGGCAGCACCATCACCGTGGGCGCTCCCACTGTCGCTGGAGCCAGCGTTTCCGCCAAGGTGCTCAAGCAGCACAAGGCCGACAAGGTCACCACCTTCAAGTTCCGCAAGCGCAAGGGCTTCCACAAGACCCGTGGTCACCGTCAGCCGCTGACCCTCGTGCAGATCACTGCCATCAACGCCTAA
- the rpmA gene encoding 50S ribosomal protein L27 — MAHKKGQGSVKNGRDSQSKRLGVKKFGGESVVAGNIILRQRGTKWIPGLNVGLGRDHTIFALVDGNVRFDKDGRRVNIQPAALQA; from the coding sequence ATGGCCCATAAAAAAGGACAAGGTTCCGTCAAGAACGGTCGCGACAGCCAGAGCAAGCGTCTTGGCGTCAAAAAATTCGGCGGTGAATCCGTCGTCGCAGGCAACATCATCCTCCGCCAGCGCGGAACGAAGTGGATTCCCGGCCTCAATGTCGGTCTCGGCAGAGATCACACCATCTTTGCTCTCGTGGACGGCAATGTCCGCTTCGACAAAGACGGTCGTCGCGTGAACATCCAGCCTGCCGCCCTTCAGGCGTAA
- a CDS encoding phosphoadenosine phosphosulfate reductase family protein, whose protein sequence is MNPDQIQALNDDLKGKSPQEIIQAALAHADGQSIVTTNFRPYEAVILHLATEQEAGIPILWVDHGTNLPETYRFAEKSHARLGLNLKPYLPLMTAAHWLALNGGQVPMPDEVERVESFSRIMKLEPFERGMRELAPKVWITALRKEQNPQRAATLQPFMWDAKFNCLKVNPILDWTPVEMDAYLLEHDLPNERTYYDPAKGDEKHECGLHAKLVTDKV, encoded by the coding sequence ATGAATCCCGACCAAATCCAAGCTCTCAACGACGATCTCAAAGGCAAGTCGCCCCAGGAAATCATCCAAGCTGCGCTCGCTCATGCCGACGGCCAGTCCATCGTCACCACAAATTTTCGTCCGTATGAGGCAGTGATCCTGCATCTCGCCACGGAGCAGGAGGCGGGCATCCCCATCCTGTGGGTCGATCACGGCACCAATCTCCCTGAAACTTACCGTTTCGCCGAAAAGAGCCACGCACGCCTCGGCCTCAACTTGAAGCCTTATCTGCCGCTCATGACCGCCGCGCACTGGTTGGCCCTCAACGGTGGCCAGGTGCCGATGCCGGACGAAGTCGAGCGTGTGGAGTCCTTCAGCCGCATCATGAAGCTGGAGCCGTTCGAGCGCGGCATGCGCGAACTGGCCCCGAAAGTCTGGATCACCGCCCTGCGCAAAGAGCAGAACCCCCAGCGTGCGGCCACGCTTCAGCCCTTCATGTGGGACGCGAAATTCAACTGCCTTAAGGTGAACCCCATCCTCGACTGGACGCCCGTCGAGATGGACGCCTACCTGCTCGAACATGATCTGCCCAACGAGCGCACCTACTACGATCCCGCCAAGGGTGATGAAAAACACGAATGCGGCCTGCACGCCAAGCTCGTCACTGACAAAGTGTAA
- a CDS encoding sulfite exporter TauE/SafE family protein, protein MDLPPDFLLYIAAGFVAQLIDGALGMAYGVSASSLLMALGVPPAATSATVHAAECFTTGASAISHHAFGNVDRFLFRRLLIPAVIGAIIGAYLLSSIGDVLKPWVSGYLILMGAVIIAKAFVRVPPRNVTTHLAPLGFFGALVDAMGGGGWGPIVASNLIVRGNNVRITVGSVNAVEFFVTLAASITFFLTIGLTHWSIILGLAIGGMIAAPFGAWAAKHIPHKPFMILVGVLVVVLSTRNLLKFMSWI, encoded by the coding sequence ATGGATCTGCCGCCCGACTTCCTGCTCTACATCGCCGCCGGCTTCGTCGCTCAATTGATCGATGGAGCGCTCGGCATGGCCTATGGCGTCAGCGCCTCGTCGCTGCTCATGGCCCTCGGTGTACCGCCTGCGGCCACGAGTGCCACCGTGCATGCGGCGGAGTGCTTCACCACCGGCGCGTCTGCGATTTCGCATCACGCGTTTGGGAATGTGGACCGCTTTCTGTTTCGTCGGCTGCTCATTCCCGCCGTCATCGGTGCCATCATCGGCGCGTACTTGCTCTCCTCAATCGGCGACGTGCTCAAACCCTGGGTTTCCGGCTATCTCATCCTCATGGGTGCCGTGATCATCGCCAAAGCCTTCGTCCGCGTGCCGCCGCGCAATGTGACCACGCATCTGGCCCCACTCGGCTTCTTCGGCGCTCTCGTCGATGCCATGGGCGGCGGCGGCTGGGGCCCGATTGTCGCGTCCAACCTCATCGTGCGTGGCAACAACGTCCGCATCACAGTCGGCAGCGTGAACGCCGTCGAGTTCTTCGTCACGCTGGCCGCCAGCATCACCTTTTTCCTCACCATCGGCCTCACGCATTGGAGCATCATCCTCGGTCTTGCCATCGGCGGCATGATCGCCGCGCCGTTTGGAGCCTGGGCTGCCAAACACATCCCGCACAAGCCCTTCATGATTCTCGTCGGCGTCCTCGTCGTCGTCCTCAGCACGCGCAATCTCCTCAAATTCATGTCCTGGATCTAG
- the cysD gene encoding sulfate adenylyltransferase subunit CysD translates to MSAITHLQFLESEAIYILRETAAQFQKPALLFSGGKDSIVMAWLARKAFYPSKLPFPLLHVDTGHNFPEAMEYRDWFVQEIGATLTIGLVQKSIDDGRVQEEKGHNASRNKLQTVTLLDTIEEHQYDACLGGGRRDEEKARAKERFFSHRDEFGQWDPKNQRPELWNIFNGRKHFGEHFRVFPLSNWTEMDIWQYIRQENIPLPSLYFSHQRKIIERHGQFLDASTGIIPLLDEEKPKVKEMTIRFRTVGDATCTGAVESTASTIDEIVAEVAAARQTERGTRADDKRSETAMEDRKKEGYF, encoded by the coding sequence ATGTCCGCCATCACCCACCTTCAATTCCTCGAATCCGAGGCCATCTACATCCTGCGCGAAACCGCCGCGCAGTTCCAAAAGCCCGCGCTTCTCTTCTCCGGCGGCAAAGATTCCATCGTCATGGCCTGGCTGGCTCGCAAAGCCTTCTATCCATCGAAACTCCCCTTCCCGCTGCTCCACGTCGATACCGGCCACAACTTCCCCGAGGCCATGGAGTACCGCGATTGGTTCGTGCAGGAAATCGGCGCGACCTTGACCATCGGCCTCGTGCAGAAGTCCATCGACGATGGTCGCGTGCAGGAAGAAAAGGGTCACAACGCCAGCCGCAACAAACTACAGACCGTCACCTTGCTCGACACCATCGAGGAGCACCAATACGACGCCTGCCTCGGCGGTGGTCGTCGTGATGAAGAAAAAGCACGCGCCAAAGAGCGCTTCTTCAGCCACCGCGATGAATTCGGCCAATGGGACCCGAAAAACCAGCGCCCCGAGCTCTGGAACATCTTCAACGGCCGCAAACACTTCGGTGAGCACTTCCGCGTCTTCCCGCTCAGCAACTGGACCGAGATGGACATCTGGCAATACATCCGCCAGGAAAACATCCCGCTGCCGAGCCTCTACTTCAGCCATCAGCGCAAAATCATCGAGCGCCACGGCCAGTTTCTCGACGCCAGCACCGGCATCATCCCGCTGCTCGATGAAGAGAAACCCAAGGTCAAAGAAATGACCATCCGTTTCCGCACCGTCGGCGACGCCACCTGCACCGGCGCCGTCGAATCCACCGCCAGCACCATCGACGAAATCGTCGCCGAAGTCGCCGCCGCTCGCCAGACCGAACGCGGCACCCGCGCCGACGACAAGCGCAGCGAAACCGCCATGGAGGACCGCAAGAAGGAAGGATACTTCTGA
- a CDS encoding GTP-binding protein — MDVLVNPTESSLLRFTTAGSVDDGKSTLIGRLLYDSKSIFEDQLLAVEESSKRRGDAHVNLALLTDGLRAEREQGITIDVAYRYFATPKRKFIIADTPGHIQYTRNMVTGASTADLAIILIDARLGVIEQTMRHTYLASLLRIGHIVLAVNKMDLVDFDQTVYDKIVGDFQAFAKGLDNLPQVTPIPMSALNGDNVVDKSESTPWYTGPSLLQHLETVQVHAETAADEARFAVQWVIRPISDRKDAKLGNLHDYRGFAGRMASGTFRMGDDVLVYPSAMKSKITGIHTYEGPQQETTPQLSYSITVADEIDTSRGGMIVKANEPAQTSQEFDAMICWFSDKKILKPRGRFHLRHTTNDVRAIVTDVLYKVNISTLEKTVESKEFHLNDIGCIRIRCATPIFFDPYSKNRTTGSFVLVDEQTNNTVAAGMIQRSVGGDDFEDPGSAI; from the coding sequence ATGGACGTTCTCGTCAACCCCACCGAATCCTCTCTTCTCCGCTTCACGACAGCCGGTTCTGTCGATGATGGCAAAAGCACGCTCATCGGCCGCTTGCTGTATGACTCGAAGTCGATCTTTGAAGACCAGCTTCTTGCCGTCGAAGAATCCTCCAAGCGTCGTGGCGACGCGCATGTGAATCTTGCGCTGCTGACCGATGGCCTGCGCGCTGAACGCGAGCAAGGCATCACGATTGATGTGGCCTACCGCTACTTCGCCACGCCAAAGCGCAAGTTTATCATCGCCGACACACCGGGGCACATTCAGTACACGCGTAATATGGTCACCGGCGCTTCCACGGCCGATTTGGCGATCATTCTCATCGACGCACGTCTCGGCGTGATCGAGCAGACGATGCGTCACACGTATCTCGCGTCGCTGCTGCGCATCGGGCACATCGTGTTGGCCGTGAACAAGATGGATCTCGTGGATTTCGACCAGACGGTCTATGACAAGATCGTCGGCGACTTCCAAGCCTTCGCCAAAGGCCTGGACAATCTCCCCCAAGTCACGCCGATCCCCATGAGCGCCCTGAATGGCGACAACGTGGTCGATAAATCCGAAAGCACGCCGTGGTACACCGGCCCCTCGCTCCTGCAGCATCTCGAAACCGTGCAGGTGCATGCCGAAACCGCCGCCGATGAAGCGCGCTTCGCCGTGCAGTGGGTGATTCGCCCGATCTCTGACCGCAAGGACGCCAAGCTCGGCAATCTGCACGACTATCGCGGCTTCGCTGGCCGCATGGCCAGCGGCACCTTCCGCATGGGCGATGACGTGCTTGTTTATCCTTCGGCGATGAAGTCGAAGATCACCGGCATTCACACCTATGAAGGCCCGCAGCAGGAAACCACCCCGCAGCTCAGCTACAGCATCACCGTCGCCGATGAGATCGACACCAGCCGCGGCGGCATGATCGTCAAGGCGAACGAACCCGCGCAAACCAGCCAGGAGTTCGACGCCATGATCTGCTGGTTCTCCGACAAGAAGATCCTCAAGCCGCGTGGTCGTTTCCATCTGCGCCACACCACGAATGATGTGCGCGCCATCGTCACCGACGTGCTCTACAAGGTGAACATCAGCACGCTCGAAAAAACCGTCGAGAGCAAGGAATTCCATCTCAATGACATCGGTTGCATCCGCATCCGTTGTGCCACGCCGATCTTCTTCGACCCCTATTCCAAGAACCGCACCACCGGCAGCTTCGTGCTCGTCGATGAGCAGACCAACAACACCGTCGCCGCCGGCATGATCCAGCGCAGTGTGGGCGGGGACGACTTCGAAGATCCGGGTTCGGCGATCTAA